One window of the Cryptomeria japonica chromosome 7, Sugi_1.0, whole genome shotgun sequence genome contains the following:
- the LOC131856643 gene encoding ATP-dependent DNA helicase RRM3-like, which yields MGKSYLIGAISQTLQNAASPQRSPLLLLAPTRVVAFNIGASTIHYKLRIPIKEFSELQGTRLTTFQEEISHIKYILIDEMSFLGEMLLENIDSRLRQAFLENSHKIFEGISMILVGDLAQLPPVKDRVAYESKRCARILWEEFKTIVTLRRIFRQDGQSNEQERFRLLLTNIRDANPTIDDWMLLMSRSNGNMSIATNDEFENSVHLFSTNDNVHTHSKRKLYSLKNPIARSIAVKTKTLSSIEGDGNDEFDMELLLRKYARVMLTSNLWIEAGLVNGALGYIRSIVYRPGSAPPLPPSYVLVDFDGYSGIPFDDRHPQRVPIPTIDKASTK from the exons ATGGGTAAGTCATACTTGATCGGTGCAATAAGTCAAACATTACAAAATGCAGCCTCTCCACAACGCTCTCCTCTACTTCTACTTGCACCAACAAGAGTTGTAGCATTCAACATTGGAGCATCAACGATTCATTATAAGTTGAGAATTCCAATAAAAGAATTCAGTGAGCTACAAGGGACAAGACTTACGACTTTCCAAGAGGAAATTTCTCACATAAAGTACAtattaatagatgaaatgagcttcttGGGAGAGATGTTACTTGAAAACATAGACTCTCGTCTTCGACAAGCATTTCTAGAAAATAGTCATAAAATTTTTGAAG GTATATCTATGATATTGGTCGGAGATTTGGCACAATTGCCTCCTGTCAAAGATAGAGTGGCATATGAAAGCAAAAGGTGTGCAAGGATACTgtgggaagaattcaaaaccatagTTACTTTGAGACGTATTTTCAGACAAGATGgacaaagcaatgaacaagaaagATTTCGTCTTCTTCTAACAAACATAAGGGATGCAAACCCTACAATAGATGATTGGATGTTACTTATGTCAAGATCAAATGGAAACATGAGTATTGCAACAAATGATGAGTTCGAAAATAGTGTTCATTTATTCTCGACAAATGATAATGTGCACACTCATAGCAAAAGAAAATTGTACTCATTAAAAAACCCTATTGCACGAAGCATCGCTGTAAAAACAAAAACACTTAGTTCTATAGAAGGCGATGGAAATGATGAGTTCGACATGGAACTATTACTCAGGAAATATGCAAGGGTGATGTTAACTTCAAACTTATGGATAGAAGCAGGTCTTGTCAATGGAGCACTAGGATATATTCGAAGTATTGTATATAGACCTGGAAGTGCACCACCTTTGCCACCATCATATGTACTTGTAGATTTTGATGGTTACTCAGGAATTCCATTTGATGATCGTCATCCCCAAAGAGTTCCAATTCCAACTATTGACAAAGCTAGCACAAAGTAA